A single Xylanimonas cellulosilytica DSM 15894 DNA region contains:
- a CDS encoding ABC transporter permease: protein MSEHEKELAAKGADTRRELAETAAAGTGFSSPAQLIDSQVDAGGVVTPSLPKQRTLWSDAWHMLRRSWMFWVGAVLAVVFTVMAVAPQLFTNADPRECNLSNSNLRPSAEHWFGFDQQGCDFYANVVYGARSSLTIGLLSVLVILALGILLGAVAGYYGGLLDTLVSRVADIFYALPLILGAVVLLRVGPQTGFPLLAERGVWAIIIALGTFGWMTSMRLVRSQVIALKNSDFVAAARALGASSTRVLVRHILPNAVAPVLVYATITIGVLIAAEATLTFLGVGLTRPAISWGLQISTGQSLLRTAPHIVLFPSFFLSLTVIAFTMLGDALRDALDPKARR from the coding sequence ATGAGTGAGCACGAGAAGGAGCTCGCGGCCAAGGGCGCCGACACGCGCCGGGAGCTCGCCGAGACCGCGGCCGCCGGTACCGGCTTCTCCTCGCCGGCCCAGCTGATCGACTCCCAGGTCGACGCCGGTGGCGTGGTGACGCCCAGCCTGCCCAAGCAGCGCACCCTGTGGTCCGACGCGTGGCACATGCTGCGCAGGAGCTGGATGTTCTGGGTGGGTGCGGTCCTGGCCGTGGTGTTCACGGTCATGGCCGTCGCGCCACAGCTCTTCACGAACGCCGACCCGCGGGAGTGCAACCTGTCGAACTCGAACCTGAGGCCCTCGGCGGAGCACTGGTTCGGCTTTGACCAGCAGGGGTGCGACTTCTACGCGAACGTCGTCTACGGGGCGCGCTCGTCCCTGACCATCGGCCTGCTGAGCGTGCTGGTGATCCTGGCGCTCGGCATCCTCCTGGGGGCGGTCGCCGGGTACTACGGCGGTCTGCTCGACACCCTGGTCTCGCGGGTCGCGGACATCTTCTACGCGCTGCCGCTCATCCTCGGCGCCGTCGTGCTGCTGCGCGTGGGCCCGCAGACGGGGTTCCCGCTGCTCGCGGAACGCGGCGTGTGGGCGATCATCATCGCCCTGGGCACGTTCGGCTGGATGACGTCGATGCGCCTGGTGCGATCCCAGGTCATCGCGCTGAAGAACAGCGACTTCGTCGCCGCAGCGCGTGCCCTGGGGGCTTCCAGCACCCGGGTGCTCGTCCGGCACATCCTGCCGAACGCCGTGGCGCCCGTGCTCGTCTACGCCACGATCACGATCGGTGTGCTGATCGCCGCCGAGGCCACGCTGACCTTCCTCGGCGTCGGGCTCACGCGGCCGGCGATCTCCTGGGGCCTGCAGATCAGCACGGGGCAGAGCCTGCTGCGGACGGCACCGCACATCGTGCTGTTCCCCAGCTTCTTCCTGTCCCTGACCGTCATCGCGTTCACGATGCTGGGCGATGCCCTGCGTGACGCCCTGGACCCGAAGGCGCGACGATGA
- a CDS encoding ABC transporter ATP-binding protein codes for MTEILDVSLSEATVDDQPILEVDDLHVHFDTREGKVRAVNGVSYSVSPGETLAILGESGSGKSVSAQAIMGILDSPPAVITGKGVRLHGRDILTMTPEEQRQVRGPGISMIFQDALSALNPVYSVGFQIGEMFREHRGMSKKEARLRAVELMDRVRIPAAKSRVDDYPHQFSGGMRQRVMIAMALALDPHILIADEPTTALDVTVQAQVMTLLEQLQEETGMGLILITHDLGVVNEVADKVAVMYAGKIVETGTVDEVFSSPRHPYTEGLMNSVPNTASKERLKPIVGQPPNLAFIPPGCSFHPRCPYRRIPGSPDCAVDVPVLRELGPGRQVSCHYSEEVFGDLR; via the coding sequence ATGACCGAGATCCTTGACGTCTCCCTGTCGGAGGCGACCGTCGACGACCAGCCGATCCTCGAGGTCGACGACCTGCACGTCCACTTCGACACCCGCGAGGGCAAGGTCCGCGCCGTCAACGGCGTCTCCTACAGCGTGTCGCCGGGGGAGACCCTGGCGATCCTGGGCGAGTCCGGTTCGGGCAAGTCCGTCTCGGCGCAGGCGATCATGGGCATCCTCGACTCGCCCCCGGCCGTCATCACGGGCAAGGGCGTGCGGCTGCACGGGCGTGACATCCTCACGATGACGCCCGAGGAGCAGCGGCAGGTGCGCGGCCCCGGCATCTCGATGATCTTCCAGGACGCGCTGAGCGCCCTGAACCCCGTCTACTCGGTGGGCTTCCAGATCGGGGAGATGTTCCGGGAGCACCGGGGCATGTCCAAGAAGGAGGCCCGCCTGCGGGCCGTCGAGCTGATGGACCGCGTGCGCATCCCCGCCGCGAAGAGCCGGGTGGACGACTACCCGCACCAGTTCTCCGGTGGCATGCGCCAGCGCGTCATGATCGCGATGGCGCTGGCGCTCGACCCGCACATCCTCATCGCGGACGAGCCGACGACGGCGCTCGACGTCACGGTCCAGGCGCAGGTGATGACGCTGCTCGAGCAGCTTCAGGAGGAGACGGGCATGGGCCTGATCCTCATCACCCACGACCTGGGCGTGGTCAACGAGGTCGCCGACAAGGTGGCCGTCATGTACGCCGGCAAGATCGTCGAGACCGGCACGGTGGACGAGGTCTTCAGCTCGCCGCGCCACCCGTACACCGAGGGCCTGATGAACTCGGTGCCCAACACGGCGTCGAAGGAGCGGCTCAAGCCGATCGTGGGCCAGCCGCCGAACCTGGCGTTCATCCCGCCCGGCTGCTCGTTCCACCCGCGCTGCCCGTACCGGCGCATCCCTGGCTCGCCGGACTGCGCGGTGGACGTGCCGGTGCTCAGGGAGCTCGGCCCGGGCCGCCAGGTGTCCTGCCACTACTCCGAGGAGGTGTTCGGTGACCTCCGCTGA
- a CDS encoding helix-turn-helix domain-containing protein: MAGPRPTNSASFRLYDVSCRHNGRIRGVGSSYTDGANMAGYRIDRQIASFGEHVRGWRMVLGLTAQQVAERAGITRDTLRKIETGDPGVSFRSVAQVLRALGVLDQTVEAIDPLNSDIGRLRAGNLTKKRAR, translated from the coding sequence ATGGCCGGCCCGCGACCGACCAACTCGGCTTCCTTCCGTCTGTATGACGTGTCTTGTCGCCATAACGGCAGGATCCGGGGAGTAGGATCGTCATATACGGACGGAGCGAACATGGCTGGGTACAGGATCGATCGACAGATCGCTTCCTTCGGTGAGCATGTGCGTGGTTGGCGCATGGTCCTGGGTCTGACGGCGCAGCAGGTGGCCGAGCGCGCGGGCATCACCCGCGACACTCTGCGCAAGATCGAGACCGGCGATCCCGGCGTGAGCTTCCGCAGCGTCGCCCAGGTGCTCCGCGCACTCGGCGTGCTCGACCAGACCGTCGAGGCGATCGACCCGCTGAACAGCGACATCGGCCGTCTGCGAGCGGGCAACCTCACGAAGAAGCGCGCGCGATGA
- a CDS encoding HigA family addiction module antitoxin, with product MSNSSTTTEADLIEPIHPGEILMEDFIKGFGITQNKLAVSIGVSPRRINEIVHGKRGITADTAIRLARYFGTSEEFWMNLQSNYELRLERRALREKVAAITPLKVA from the coding sequence ATGTCGAACTCGTCGACTACCACTGAGGCCGACCTGATCGAGCCGATCCATCCCGGAGAGATCCTGATGGAGGACTTCATCAAGGGCTTCGGGATCACGCAGAACAAGCTCGCGGTGTCGATCGGTGTGTCGCCGCGTCGGATCAACGAGATCGTGCACGGCAAGCGGGGCATCACAGCGGACACGGCGATCCGATTGGCTCGGTACTTCGGCACGTCCGAGGAGTTCTGGATGAACCTGCAGTCGAACTACGAGCTGCGTCTGGAGCGACGTGCGCTGCGTGAGAAGGTCGCCGCAATCACCCCGCTGAAGGTCGCGTGA
- a CDS encoding SRPBCC family protein, which produces MPRLRLETFVPGATPADCFALSLSVDAHAASLAHSGERAVGGVTSGELRLGDTVTWRAVHFGIPFRMTAAVTAYEAPYRFVDEQVAGPFARWRHEHLFTAVDGGTLMVDVADFAAPLGAIGRAVDVLVLERYMTRLLRRRNAWLAERLAGAVQRGGRAGAV; this is translated from the coding sequence GTGCCCCGCCTGCGCCTCGAGACCTTCGTCCCCGGGGCGACGCCTGCCGACTGCTTCGCGCTGAGCCTGTCGGTCGACGCGCACGCGGCGTCGCTGGCGCACTCGGGCGAGCGCGCCGTCGGTGGGGTCACCTCGGGGGAGTTGCGCCTGGGGGACACCGTCACGTGGCGCGCCGTGCACTTCGGGATCCCGTTCCGGATGACGGCGGCCGTCACCGCCTACGAGGCGCCGTACCGGTTCGTCGACGAGCAGGTCGCGGGGCCGTTCGCCCGATGGCGCCACGAGCACCTGTTCACCGCCGTCGACGGCGGCACGCTGATGGTCGACGTCGCAGACTTCGCCGCGCCGCTCGGCGCCATCGGGCGGGCCGTCGACGTGCTCGTCCTTGAGCGGTACATGACCCGGCTGCTGCGCCGTCGGAACGCTTGGCTGGCGGAACGGCTCGCCGGAGCGGTGCAGCGCGGGGGCCGCGCGGGCGCCGTCTGA
- a CDS encoding peptide ABC transporter substrate-binding protein translates to MKIRRIASVTATAAAFALVMTACSGGDDGAESTESPTQAAASGGSFSMYIGEPENALVPGNTSETEGGQIVDALWTGLVTYGDETELTWDGVAESIESDDATTWTVTLKDGWTFHDGTPVDAKSFVDAWNYTSYSPNGYGNSYFFSNIVGYDELQAETDDEGEVVEDPAATEMSGLEVVDEKTFTVELTGPFAQFPITTGYTAFFPLPEAFFDDPDAFGKKPIGNGPFMAETELVPGQGITLARYEDYAGPNKANADSVELRIYSSMDTAYLDVQGGSLDIVDTIPPDAITTAPDVFGDRYQEFPSSSFTYVGIPTYDERYQDKRVRQAISMAIDREAITEAIFNGTRLPAADAIPPVIDGYREDACKYCTLNVEEANTLLDEAGFDRSQPIELWFNAGAGHDAWVEAVGNQVKQNLGVDFVLKGDLDFAQYLPLGDAKGFTGPFRLGWVMDYPSPQNYLEPLYSTAALPPAGSNASFYSNPEFDALISQGNQAATNEEAIALYQQADDVLLEDLPIIPMFFGLVQSVNSENVTNVRVDAFTRVDLPAVQVVNP, encoded by the coding sequence TTGAAGATCAGGCGAATCGCCAGTGTGACTGCGACGGCGGCAGCCTTCGCGCTCGTGATGACCGCGTGCAGCGGCGGCGACGACGGTGCCGAGTCCACGGAGAGCCCGACCCAGGCCGCAGCCTCGGGCGGATCGTTCTCCATGTACATCGGCGAGCCGGAGAACGCGCTCGTCCCGGGCAACACGTCCGAGACCGAGGGCGGGCAGATCGTCGACGCCCTGTGGACCGGCCTGGTGACCTATGGCGACGAGACGGAGCTCACCTGGGACGGTGTGGCCGAGTCGATCGAGTCCGACGACGCCACCACCTGGACCGTGACGCTCAAGGACGGCTGGACCTTCCACGACGGCACCCCCGTCGACGCCAAGTCGTTCGTCGACGCGTGGAACTACACCTCCTACTCGCCGAACGGGTACGGCAACTCGTACTTCTTCTCGAACATCGTCGGCTACGACGAGCTGCAGGCCGAGACGGACGACGAGGGCGAGGTCGTCGAGGACCCCGCGGCGACCGAGATGTCCGGCCTCGAGGTCGTGGACGAGAAGACGTTCACGGTCGAGCTGACGGGTCCGTTCGCCCAGTTCCCGATCACCACCGGCTACACGGCCTTCTTCCCGCTCCCGGAGGCGTTCTTCGACGACCCGGATGCGTTCGGCAAGAAGCCGATCGGCAACGGCCCGTTCATGGCCGAGACCGAGCTCGTCCCCGGCCAGGGCATCACCCTCGCCAGGTACGAGGACTACGCCGGCCCGAACAAGGCCAACGCCGACTCTGTCGAGCTGCGCATCTACTCCTCCATGGACACGGCGTACCTGGACGTCCAGGGCGGCTCGCTCGACATCGTCGACACGATCCCGCCGGACGCCATCACCACGGCACCCGACGTGTTCGGCGACCGCTACCAGGAGTTCCCGTCGTCGTCGTTCACGTACGTGGGCATCCCGACGTACGACGAGCGCTACCAGGACAAGCGTGTCCGTCAGGCGATCTCCATGGCGATCGACCGTGAGGCCATCACCGAGGCCATCTTCAACGGCACGCGCCTCCCGGCGGCCGACGCGATCCCCCCGGTCATCGACGGCTACCGTGAGGACGCCTGCAAGTACTGCACGCTCAACGTCGAGGAGGCCAACACGCTGCTCGACGAGGCCGGCTTCGACCGGTCGCAGCCGATCGAGCTGTGGTTCAACGCCGGCGCCGGGCACGACGCCTGGGTCGAGGCCGTGGGCAACCAGGTCAAGCAGAACCTCGGTGTGGACTTCGTGCTCAAGGGCGACCTGGACTTCGCCCAGTACCTCCCGCTCGGTGACGCGAAGGGCTTCACCGGTCCGTTCCGTCTGGGCTGGGTGATGGACTACCCGTCGCCGCAGAACTACCTGGAGCCGCTGTACTCGACCGCGGCCCTCCCGCCGGCCGGATCGAACGCGTCGTTCTACTCCAACCCGGAGTTCGACGCCCTGATCTCCCAGGGCAACCAGGCGGCCACCAACGAGGAGGCCATCGCGCTCTACCAGCAGGCGGACGACGTCCTCCTCGAGGACCTGCCGATCATCCCGATGTTCTTCGGGCTGGTCCAGTCCGTGAACTCGGAGAACGTCACCAACGTCCGGGTGGACGCGTTCACGCGCGTCGACCTGCCCGCCGTGCAGGTCGTCAACCCGTGA
- a CDS encoding type II toxin-antitoxin system HipA family toxin, with amino-acid sequence MTTIEVLVDEAGRTRLVGQAHFTRTRGQVSTTFLYDPGYLAGDGTALDPALPLVSGAQHQSGLVRAFADSAPDRWGRGLVEKAERARAREESRSPRHLDDLDFLLGVSDDTRQGALRFRLPGHEDFLGKASSVPRLVSLPELLHASDELASDEDPSAALKQLLDTGTTGLGGARPKASVRLEDGSLAIAKFPHGSDRWDVMAWEATALDLMERAGIRTPQRRLTRVGERSVLILRRFDRTSTGDRIGYISAMTATGSVDGQHRDYADVAEAMRDLSRSPRQDHQELFDRVIASVALGNTDDHLRNHGFLADQGSWTLSPVFDVNPTPDPWRARSTSIMGADAPPDEVDGLLALAEDCGLTTVRARERMGRVAGALTGWREQARGNRIGEREITMMAESIEPRLEAVSAGARTTL; translated from the coding sequence ATGACCACGATCGAAGTCCTCGTAGACGAGGCAGGGCGCACGCGTCTCGTGGGTCAGGCCCACTTCACCCGGACGCGCGGCCAGGTCTCCACGACGTTCCTCTACGACCCGGGCTACCTCGCGGGCGACGGCACAGCCCTCGACCCGGCGCTGCCACTGGTGTCCGGCGCCCAGCACCAGAGCGGGCTCGTCCGAGCGTTTGCCGACAGCGCCCCCGACAGGTGGGGCCGGGGCCTTGTCGAGAAGGCCGAGCGCGCACGCGCACGCGAGGAGAGCAGGAGTCCGCGCCACCTGGACGACCTCGACTTCCTGCTGGGAGTCAGTGACGACACCCGCCAGGGCGCGCTGCGCTTCCGGCTGCCCGGTCACGAAGACTTCCTCGGGAAGGCCTCAAGCGTCCCGCGGCTCGTCTCGCTGCCGGAACTGCTGCACGCCTCAGACGAGCTGGCCTCCGACGAGGATCCTTCAGCGGCCCTCAAGCAGCTCCTGGACACCGGGACCACAGGCCTTGGCGGTGCGCGGCCCAAGGCTTCGGTACGCCTGGAGGACGGCAGTCTCGCGATCGCCAAGTTCCCCCACGGCAGCGATCGGTGGGACGTCATGGCCTGGGAGGCGACGGCGCTCGATCTGATGGAGCGCGCGGGGATCCGCACGCCCCAGCGACGGCTCACACGCGTGGGAGAGCGCAGCGTGCTGATCCTGCGCAGGTTCGACCGTACGAGCACAGGAGACCGCATCGGCTACATCAGCGCCATGACGGCCACCGGCTCCGTCGACGGCCAGCACCGCGACTACGCGGACGTCGCCGAGGCGATGCGCGACCTGTCGCGTTCCCCGAGGCAAGATCACCAGGAACTCTTCGACCGCGTCATCGCGAGCGTCGCGCTCGGTAACACCGACGACCACCTACGCAACCACGGCTTTCTCGCCGACCAGGGCTCGTGGACGCTGAGCCCCGTGTTCGACGTCAACCCGACCCCCGACCCGTGGCGGGCGCGGTCGACGTCGATCATGGGAGCCGACGCCCCGCCCGACGAGGTCGACGGCCTGCTCGCACTGGCCGAGGACTGCGGCCTGACGACCGTACGAGCCCGCGAGAGGATGGGTCGCGTCGCCGGGGCTCTGACCGGTTGGCGGGAGCAGGCGCGCGGAAACCGGATCGGCGAGCGCGAGATCACCATGATGGCCGAGTCGATCGAGCCGCGACTCGAAGCGGTGAGTGCAGGGGCACGGACGACGCTGTGA
- a CDS encoding ABC transporter permease, with product MGRYIARRALLTIPVLLGASFLIFAMVYALPGDPIRALGGDRPLSPAVVAELRDRFNLNDPFLVQYAKWLGGALTGDLGTDFRMRPVLDTILLRLPVTARLALVALVFETVLGILAGVLAGIRRNSWYDNVMLITTTLIISIPILVLGFLAQYVFGLQLGLFPISGIDRGWFSFLLPGFVLGAGSLAYIARLTRTSLIENLNADFVRTARAKGLRPRIVVTRHTLRNSLIPVVTYIGADIGALMGGAIVTESVFNIPGIGQAVFRSIQSQEGAVVVGIVTLMVFFYIFFNLVVDILYAVLDPRIRYE from the coding sequence TTGGGCCGCTATATCGCGCGTCGTGCGTTGCTGACGATCCCCGTCCTGCTCGGCGCCTCGTTCCTGATCTTCGCGATGGTGTACGCCCTGCCGGGCGACCCCATCCGTGCTCTCGGCGGTGACCGCCCGCTGTCGCCGGCGGTGGTCGCAGAGCTGCGAGACCGCTTCAACCTGAACGACCCGTTCCTCGTCCAGTACGCCAAGTGGCTCGGTGGTGCGCTGACGGGTGACCTCGGGACGGACTTCCGGATGCGTCCGGTCCTCGACACGATCCTGCTGCGCCTGCCCGTGACGGCTCGGCTGGCCCTCGTCGCCCTGGTGTTCGAGACGGTGCTGGGCATCCTGGCCGGCGTTCTCGCCGGTATCCGCAGGAACTCCTGGTACGACAACGTCATGCTGATCACGACGACGCTGATCATCTCGATCCCGATCCTCGTGCTCGGGTTCCTCGCCCAGTACGTGTTCGGCCTCCAGCTCGGGCTGTTCCCGATCTCGGGCATCGACCGCGGCTGGTTCAGCTTCCTGCTCCCGGGCTTCGTCCTCGGGGCGGGGTCGCTGGCCTACATCGCCCGGCTGACCCGTACCAGCCTCATCGAGAACCTGAACGCCGACTTCGTGCGCACGGCGCGGGCGAAGGGCCTGCGGCCGCGCATCGTCGTGACCCGGCACACGCTGCGCAACAGCCTGATCCCGGTCGTCACCTACATCGGTGCCGACATCGGGGCGCTCATGGGTGGCGCGATCGTGACCGAGTCCGTGTTCAACATCCCGGGCATCGGGCAGGCCGTCTTCCGCTCGATCCAGTCGCAGGAGGGTGCCGTCGTCGTCGGCATCGTGACGTTGATGGTCTTCTTCTACATCTTCTTCAACCTCGTCGTGGACATTCTCTACGCCGTCCTGGACCCGAGGATCCGATATGAGTGA
- the ychF gene encoding redox-regulated ATPase YchF: MALTIGIVGLPNVGKSTLFNALTRNQVLAANYPFATIEPNVGVVPLPDPRLNTLAGIFGSERILPATVSFVDIAGIVKGASEGEGLGNKFLANIREADAICQVTRVFSDPDVIRVEGSTDAEGDIETIATELILADLQTLEKALPRIEKEVKIKKGDPALLDAGKKAQSILEAGTTLFQGAKAAGLDLAEIASFQLMTAKPFIYVFNTDDAGLADTAMQDELRALVAPADAIFLDAKFESELVELEPEEAREMLEANGQEESGLDQLAKVGFHTLGLQTYLTAGPKESRAWTIRTGWKAPQAAGVIHTDFERGFIKAEVIGFEDLVEAGSVAAARSAGKARIEGKDYVMADGDVVEFRFNV, translated from the coding sequence GTGGCTCTCACCATCGGCATCGTCGGCCTGCCCAACGTCGGCAAGTCCACCCTCTTCAACGCCCTGACGCGCAACCAGGTGCTCGCCGCGAACTACCCGTTCGCGACCATCGAGCCCAACGTGGGCGTGGTGCCGCTCCCGGACCCGCGGCTGAACACGCTCGCGGGGATCTTCGGCAGCGAGCGGATCCTGCCCGCCACGGTGTCGTTCGTCGACATCGCGGGCATCGTCAAGGGTGCCTCGGAGGGTGAGGGCCTGGGCAACAAGTTCCTCGCGAACATCCGCGAGGCGGACGCGATCTGCCAGGTGACCCGCGTCTTCTCGGACCCCGACGTCATCCGCGTCGAGGGCTCCACGGATGCCGAGGGCGACATCGAGACGATCGCGACCGAGCTCATCCTGGCCGACCTCCAGACCCTCGAGAAGGCGCTGCCGCGCATCGAGAAGGAGGTCAAGATCAAGAAGGGCGACCCGGCCCTCCTGGACGCGGGCAAGAAGGCCCAGTCGATCCTCGAGGCGGGCACCACGCTCTTCCAGGGCGCCAAGGCCGCGGGCCTCGACCTCGCCGAGATCGCGTCCTTCCAGCTCATGACGGCCAAGCCGTTCATCTACGTCTTCAACACCGACGACGCCGGCCTGGCGGACACCGCGATGCAGGACGAGCTGCGCGCGCTGGTCGCCCCGGCCGACGCGATCTTCCTCGACGCCAAGTTCGAGTCCGAGCTCGTGGAGCTCGAGCCCGAGGAGGCGCGCGAGATGCTGGAGGCGAACGGCCAGGAGGAGTCGGGCCTCGACCAGCTCGCGAAGGTCGGCTTCCACACCCTCGGCCTGCAGACGTACCTCACGGCGGGCCCGAAGGAGTCGCGCGCCTGGACGATCCGCACGGGGTGGAAGGCCCCGCAGGCCGCCGGCGTCATCCACACCGACTTCGAGCGCGGCTTCATCAAGGCCGAGGTCATCGGCTTCGAGGACCTCGTCGAGGCAGGCTCGGTGGCCGCGGCCCGCTCGGCGGGCAAGGCCCGCATCGAGGGCAAGGACTACGTCATGGCCGACGGCGACGTCGTGGAGTTCCGCTTCAACGTCTAG